A region of Paractinoplanes abujensis DNA encodes the following proteins:
- a CDS encoding FecCD family ABC transporter permease, translating to MPDTDIRHRRAAVLTTGLVVIAAALAGAALLSLAVGARAVPFGTVLHALVNPDPNSTLDLIVTESRVPRTIVGLLAGAAFGLAGAVIQGVTRNPLADPGILGVNAGAGLFIVIAISFFGITSLTGYVWFGFLGAAITSVLVYTIGSIGRGGATPVKLALAGAAVTAALVSFTTAVLITDVDAYDQFRFWQVGSLAGRGTDVAVQSIPFLIAGAALALYSARALNALALGDDVATSFGQNVIVARLVAAGAVVLLCGTATSMAGPLVFIGLVIPHIARAITGPDHRWLLPYSMLLAPLLLLIADVIGRVVARPGEVQVGIVTAIIGAPIFVAMARREKLAEL from the coding sequence CCACCGGACTGGTGGTGATCGCGGCGGCCCTCGCCGGAGCCGCGCTGCTGAGCCTCGCCGTCGGAGCCCGGGCCGTGCCCTTCGGCACGGTGCTGCACGCCCTCGTGAACCCGGACCCCAACTCCACCCTCGACCTGATCGTGACCGAGTCCCGCGTCCCCCGGACGATCGTCGGCCTGCTCGCCGGCGCCGCCTTCGGGCTGGCCGGCGCGGTGATCCAGGGTGTCACCCGCAACCCGCTGGCCGACCCCGGCATCCTGGGCGTCAACGCCGGGGCCGGGCTCTTCATCGTCATCGCGATCAGTTTCTTCGGCATCACGAGCCTGACCGGCTACGTCTGGTTCGGCTTCCTCGGCGCCGCGATCACCTCGGTGCTCGTCTACACGATCGGGTCGATCGGCCGCGGTGGGGCCACCCCGGTCAAGCTGGCCCTGGCCGGCGCCGCGGTCACGGCCGCGCTGGTCTCGTTCACCACCGCCGTGCTGATCACCGACGTCGACGCGTACGACCAGTTCCGCTTCTGGCAGGTCGGCTCGCTGGCCGGGCGGGGCACCGACGTCGCCGTGCAGAGCATCCCGTTCCTGATCGCCGGGGCCGCGCTGGCCCTCTACTCGGCCCGCGCCCTCAACGCGCTCGCTCTGGGCGACGACGTGGCCACCTCGTTCGGCCAGAACGTGATCGTGGCCCGGCTCGTCGCGGCGGGCGCGGTCGTGCTGCTCTGCGGCACGGCCACCTCGATGGCCGGGCCGCTGGTCTTCATCGGACTGGTCATCCCGCACATCGCGCGCGCGATCACCGGCCCCGACCACCGCTGGCTGCTGCCCTACTCGATGCTGCTGGCGCCGCTGTTGCTGCTGATCGCCGACGTGATCGGCCGGGTCGTGGCCCGGCCCGGCGAGGTGCAGGTCGGCATCGTCACCGCGATCATCGGTGCGCCGATCTTCGTGGCCATGGCCCGCCGCGAGAAGCTGGCCGAGCTGTGA
- a CDS encoding SelT/SelW/SelH family protein, translating to MLRAAWTAQELLTTFQKELGEVALVPGTGGVFEIHLDGELLWSRKEQGGFPELPEVKRLVRDRIAPGRSLGHTDNAGKG from the coding sequence TTGCTGCGGGCCGCGTGGACGGCGCAGGAGCTGCTCACCACGTTCCAGAAGGAGCTGGGTGAAGTCGCGCTGGTGCCGGGCACCGGCGGCGTCTTCGAGATCCACCTCGACGGCGAGCTGCTCTGGTCCCGCAAGGAGCAGGGCGGCTTCCCCGAACTGCCGGAGGTGAAGCGGCTGGTGCGCGACCGGATCGCGCCCGGCCGCTCACTGGGCCACACCGACAACGCCGGCAAGGGCTAG
- a CDS encoding ABC transporter ATP-binding protein, with product MPLDLQAERLSLGYGERTIVRDLSLHLPRGKVTIIVGPNACGKSTFLRGLARLLPPASGRVLLDGKSIHSTPSREVALELGILPQGPIAPDGITVTDLVSRGRHVHQGWFRRWSSQDDDAVTAALTATGTLPLAARPVDELSGGQRQRVWIAMALAQRTGILLLDEPTTYLDISHQVEVLDLLTDLNEAEGTTVVIVLHELNLAFRYADHVVVMKDGAVVTAGDPNEVLTEQIIADVFGIRCKLVDDPVSNTPMIVPIGRHRVGVQEA from the coding sequence GTGCCCTTGGATCTGCAGGCCGAACGGCTGTCACTGGGCTACGGCGAGCGGACGATCGTCCGCGACCTGAGCCTGCACCTGCCCCGGGGCAAGGTCACGATCATCGTCGGGCCCAACGCGTGCGGGAAGTCGACCTTCCTGCGCGGCCTGGCCCGGCTGCTGCCGCCCGCGTCGGGCCGTGTGCTGCTCGACGGCAAGTCGATCCACTCGACACCCAGCCGCGAGGTCGCGCTCGAACTGGGCATCCTGCCCCAGGGCCCGATCGCGCCCGACGGGATCACGGTCACCGACCTGGTCAGCCGGGGCCGGCACGTGCACCAGGGCTGGTTCCGGCGGTGGAGCAGCCAGGACGACGACGCCGTGACCGCGGCCCTGACCGCCACCGGCACGCTGCCCCTGGCCGCGCGGCCGGTCGACGAGCTCTCCGGCGGCCAGCGGCAGCGGGTGTGGATCGCGATGGCGCTGGCCCAGCGTACGGGGATCCTGCTGCTCGACGAGCCGACGACCTATCTCGACATCAGCCACCAGGTCGAGGTGCTGGACCTGCTGACCGACCTCAACGAGGCCGAGGGCACGACCGTCGTGATCGTGCTGCACGAGCTCAACCTGGCGTTCCGCTACGCCGACCACGTCGTCGTGATGAAGGACGGCGCGGTGGTGACGGCGGGCGACCCCAACGAGGTGCTCACCGAGCAGATCATCGCGGACGTGTTCGGCATCCGCTGCAAGCTCGTCGACGACCCGGTCTCGAACACCCCGATGATCGTCCCGATCGGCCGGCACCGGGTAGGAGTTCAGGAAGCCTGA
- a CDS encoding DHA2 family efflux MFS transporter permease subunit — protein MVVAAQTNRRWWALVAVALGTFMTYLDNNVVNVALPSIQRDLQLSIEGLEWIASSYILVFAGLLLAGGRIADVLGMRGVFFGGLAVFTVASVVAGLAQNQEMLIGARAVQGVGAALLTPASLALLTQLFPNARERATAIGIWGGVGALALAFGPLTGGWLSEHASWGWIFLINAPIGVATAVVGLLSIPAGRRGTSRGLDLPGLAASSLALFALTFALIEGESRGWTSGAILAGFAVAAAGALAFVVIEARSANPMMDLSFFRLRVFTGGLLAMGLWAFGVFGIYFYTAIYMQNVLGFSPTGAGAAFVPMALVMAVMATLAPRLEARFGAARTVAAALALMAVSVAGISSFGEGTTYLDLLPWFLVYGVGGGMLVPLNNVVVGALPAARAGIASGMLNVSREVFGLLGITILGAVLTNRSNAATGSELHRYLEGYQFSLVVAAALVAVGIPIALWALRSVEPADEPTTADEQQVLEPA, from the coding sequence GTGGTAGTAGCAGCGCAGACAAATCGCAGGTGGTGGGCGCTCGTCGCGGTCGCCCTGGGCACCTTCATGACCTATCTCGACAACAACGTGGTCAACGTGGCCCTCCCCTCGATCCAGCGCGACCTGCAGCTGAGCATCGAGGGCCTGGAGTGGATCGCCAGCTCGTACATCCTGGTCTTCGCGGGCCTGCTGCTGGCCGGGGGCCGGATCGCCGACGTGCTCGGCATGCGCGGCGTGTTCTTCGGCGGTCTGGCCGTCTTCACCGTGGCCTCGGTGGTCGCCGGCCTCGCGCAGAATCAGGAGATGCTGATCGGCGCCCGGGCCGTGCAGGGGGTCGGGGCGGCCCTGCTCACCCCGGCCTCGCTGGCGCTGCTGACGCAACTGTTCCCGAACGCCCGCGAACGGGCCACGGCGATCGGCATCTGGGGCGGTGTGGGCGCGCTGGCGCTGGCCTTCGGCCCGCTGACCGGCGGCTGGCTCAGCGAGCACGCCTCCTGGGGCTGGATCTTCCTGATCAACGCGCCGATCGGCGTCGCGACCGCGGTCGTCGGGCTGCTGAGCATCCCGGCCGGCCGGCGCGGCACGAGCCGCGGTCTCGACCTGCCCGGCCTGGCCGCCTCCTCGCTCGCCCTCTTCGCCCTCACGTTCGCCCTGATCGAGGGCGAGTCGCGCGGCTGGACCAGCGGCGCCATCCTGGCCGGCTTCGCCGTCGCCGCGGCCGGGGCACTCGCCTTCGTGGTCATCGAGGCCCGCTCGGCCAACCCGATGATGGACCTCAGCTTCTTCCGCCTCCGGGTCTTCACCGGCGGCCTGCTCGCGATGGGGCTGTGGGCGTTCGGCGTCTTCGGCATCTACTTCTACACGGCGATCTACATGCAGAACGTGCTCGGTTTCTCGCCCACCGGGGCGGGCGCCGCGTTCGTGCCGATGGCGCTGGTCATGGCCGTGATGGCCACGCTCGCGCCGCGGCTCGAGGCCCGGTTCGGCGCGGCGCGCACGGTGGCGGCGGCGCTCGCGCTGATGGCCGTCTCGGTCGCGGGCATCTCGTCGTTCGGCGAGGGCACGACCTACCTCGACCTGCTGCCGTGGTTCCTGGTCTACGGCGTCGGCGGCGGCATGCTGGTGCCGCTCAACAACGTGGTCGTCGGCGCGCTGCCCGCGGCCCGGGCCGGCATCGCCTCGGGCATGCTCAACGTCTCCCGTGAGGTGTTCGGCCTGCTCGGCATCACGATCCTGGGCGCCGTCCTGACCAACCGATCGAACGCGGCCACCGGCTCCGAGCTGCACCGTTACCTCGAGGGCTACCAGTTCTCGCTGGTCGTGGCGGCCGCCCTGGTGGCGGTGGGCATCCCGATCGCCCTGTGGGCGCTGCGCTCGGTCGAGCCGGCCGACGAGCCCACCACCGCCGACGAGCAGCAGGTGCTGGAGCCCGCTTAG
- a CDS encoding FecCD family ABC transporter permease, which translates to MKGGVVATTRRRETARARTVAGALLAGVLAMFLLTLSYGDFQISLPDVVRSLLGQTTPAGVDYVMHDLRLPRASVAALAGLAFGLAGAIFQQLLRNPLASPDVIGVSQGATTAGIVTVLVLGLDGGLVAAAALTGALLTALTIYALSWRKGVGGYRFILVGIGIGTVLTSITSYILTRSDVKIAAEAMIWLTGSVNGRTWPQIVPLAVALLILLPLALILGRVLTGMQLGDDLATAFGVRVQGSRFALLIVAVCLAGMATSAAGPIAFVAFMSGPIAARLVGGGRPVLLQAALVGALLVLVSDFIGSHLLGSRQFPVGVVTGVIGAPYLLWLLATANRSGRGG; encoded by the coding sequence GTGAAGGGCGGGGTGGTCGCGACGACCCGGCGCCGCGAGACGGCCCGGGCCCGTACGGTGGCCGGTGCGTTGCTCGCCGGTGTGCTCGCGATGTTCCTGCTGACCCTCTCGTACGGCGATTTCCAGATCTCGCTGCCCGACGTCGTGCGCTCGCTGCTCGGGCAGACCACGCCGGCCGGGGTCGACTACGTCATGCACGACTTGCGCCTGCCCCGGGCCTCGGTCGCGGCGCTGGCCGGACTGGCCTTCGGGCTGGCCGGGGCGATCTTCCAGCAGCTGTTGCGCAATCCGCTGGCCAGCCCGGACGTGATCGGTGTGAGCCAGGGCGCGACCACCGCGGGCATCGTGACGGTGCTGGTGCTCGGGCTCGACGGCGGCCTCGTCGCGGCGGCCGCCCTGACCGGCGCGCTGCTCACGGCCCTGACCATCTACGCGCTCTCGTGGCGCAAAGGGGTCGGCGGCTACCGCTTCATCCTGGTCGGCATCGGCATCGGCACGGTGCTGACCAGCATCACCTCCTACATCCTGACCCGCTCGGACGTGAAGATCGCGGCCGAGGCGATGATCTGGCTGACCGGCAGCGTCAACGGCCGCACCTGGCCGCAGATCGTCCCGCTCGCCGTGGCCCTGCTGATCCTGCTGCCGCTCGCGTTGATCCTGGGCCGGGTGCTGACCGGCATGCAGCTCGGGGACGACCTGGCCACCGCCTTCGGCGTACGGGTGCAGGGGAGTCGTTTCGCGCTGCTGATCGTGGCCGTGTGCCTGGCCGGCATGGCCACCTCGGCGGCCGGACCGATCGCGTTCGTCGCCTTCATGTCGGGGCCGATCGCCGCGCGTCTGGTCGGCGGCGGACGTCCCGTGCTGCTCCAGGCCGCCCTCGTCGGCGCCCTGCTGGTGCTGGTGTCCGACTTCATCGGATCGCACCTGCTGGGCTCCCGGCAGTTCCCGGTCGGCGTCGTCACCGGCGTGATCGGCGCCCCCTACCTGCTGTGGCTGCTCGCCACGGCCAACCGCTCCGGCCGAGGAGGCTAG
- a CDS encoding TetR/AcrR family transcriptional regulator, with protein MAAERLSRATVAEAALRLGDEQGLEAVTIRRLAQELGVTPMALYWHFKNKDELFLGVVDHALADVRADRSASDPWPVQLRSMVESLVAAMRRHPILPDLLHQSDKARATSFSRATEDTLVLLTQAGFTPQEGYWIGSHLLHGVIGLVHAQVETPPSNGGIGVDEWRRMRRIELECLPMDQFPMMVQIGATYAEEPDPERYYAFGIELLMSGVEAMARGRSAARPLSS; from the coding sequence GTGGCAGCAGAACGACTCAGCCGGGCGACGGTCGCCGAGGCAGCCCTGCGACTCGGCGACGAGCAGGGGCTGGAGGCGGTGACGATCCGCCGGCTCGCGCAGGAGCTGGGCGTCACCCCGATGGCGCTGTATTGGCACTTCAAGAACAAGGACGAGCTGTTCCTGGGCGTCGTCGACCACGCCTTGGCCGACGTCCGGGCCGACCGCAGCGCGTCCGATCCGTGGCCGGTGCAGCTGCGCTCGATGGTCGAGTCGCTCGTCGCGGCCATGCGGCGGCACCCGATCCTGCCCGACCTTCTGCACCAGTCCGACAAGGCCCGCGCCACCAGCTTCAGCCGGGCCACCGAGGACACGCTGGTCCTGCTCACCCAGGCCGGGTTCACACCGCAGGAGGGCTACTGGATCGGCAGCCATCTGCTGCACGGTGTGATCGGCCTGGTGCACGCGCAGGTCGAGACGCCGCCCAGCAACGGCGGGATCGGGGTCGACGAGTGGCGGCGGATGCGACGGATCGAGCTCGAATGCCTGCCGATGGACCAGTTCCCGATGATGGTGCAGATCGGGGCGACGTACGCGGAAGAGCCCGACCCCGAGCGCTACTACGCGTTCGGGATCGAGCTCCTGATGTCCGGCGTCGAGGCGATGGCCCGCGGCCGCTCGGCGGCCCGCCCGCTCAGTTCGTGA
- a CDS encoding BBE domain-containing protein produces the protein MVDRPPVSQLHVRRRHRSRDRRARLLRRLHEVKRRYDPANTFRINHNIAPAHTG, from the coding sequence GTGGTCGACCGCCCGCCGGTATCTCAACTTCATGTTCGCCGGCGACACCGATCCCGGGACCGTCGCGCTCGCCTACTCCGACGGCTGCACGAGGTCAAGCGGCGCTACGACCCGGCCAACACGTTCCGGATCAACCACAACATCGCCCCGGCGCATACTGGCTGA